One window of Triticum dicoccoides isolate Atlit2015 ecotype Zavitan chromosome 5A, WEW_v2.0, whole genome shotgun sequence genomic DNA carries:
- the LOC119303861 gene encoding ras-related protein Rab11C: MAHRVDNEYDYLFKIVLIGDSGVGKSNILSRFTRNEFCLESKSTIGVEFATRTLQVEGKTIKAQIWDTAGQERYRAITSAYYRGAVGALLVYDITKKLSFENINRWLSELRNHADSNIVIMMVGNKSDLNHLRSVQEEEGQALAEKEGLSFLETSALEALNVEKAFQTILSDIHQIISKKALAAQEAAGSGPPTQGTTINVADSSGNTKKGCCST, encoded by the exons ATGGCGCACCGGGTGGacaacgagtacgactacctcttcAAGATCGTGCTCATCGGCGACTCCGGCGTCGGCAAGTCCAACATCCTCTCCCGCTTCACCCGCAACGAGTTCTGCCTCGAGTCCAAGTCCACCATCGGCGTCGAGTTCGCCACCCGCACCCTCCAG GTAGAAGGCAAGACCATTAAAGCTCAGATATGGGATACTGCTGGCCAAGAGAGGTACCGTGCAATCACAAGTGCTTACTACAGGGGAGCTGTGGGAGCTCTTTTGGTGTATGACATAACAAAGAAGCTATCATTTGAAAACATCAATAGGTGGCTTAGTGAGCTCCGTAACCATGCTGACTCCAACATTGTCATCATGATGGTTGGAAACAAATCCGACCTTAACCACCTGAGGTCAGTTCAAGAGGAAGAAGGGCAGGCATTAGCAGAGAAGGAAGGGCTATCCTTCCTTGAGACCTCGGCACTGGAAGCCTTGAACGTCGAGAAGGCGTTTCAGACTATCCTTTCCGACATCCATCAGATCATAAGCAAGAAGGCGCTCGCTGCCCAGGAGGCTGCAGGAAGTGGACCTCCGACTCAAGGAACCACCATCAATGTTGCCGATTCATCTGGCAACACAAAGAAAGGGTGCTGTTCTACCTAG